In Desulfovibrio psychrotolerans, a single window of DNA contains:
- a CDS encoding (deoxy)nucleoside triphosphate pyrophosphohydrolase, producing the protein MKEIHVVAGIVWRNGRFLAARRPEGKAHAGFWEFPGGKMEPGETREQALVREFREEMSITPLVWEFWRTVRHAYPEQVVHLYFYHITSFAGSVHPAEGHETGWFSHEQALELPFLEADIAVVRELRNAPYFGHTAQEQS; encoded by the coding sequence ATGAAAGAGATTCACGTGGTGGCGGGTATTGTGTGGCGCAATGGGCGTTTTCTTGCCGCGCGCAGGCCGGAGGGCAAGGCCCATGCGGGATTCTGGGAATTTCCCGGAGGCAAGATGGAACCCGGCGAAACCCGTGAGCAGGCGCTGGTGCGCGAATTCCGCGAGGAGATGAGCATAACTCCCCTGGTATGGGAGTTCTGGCGTACCGTGCGTCATGCCTATCCCGAACAGGTGGTGCACCTGTATTTTTACCACATTACGTCGTTCGCGGGCAGCGTGCATCCTGCTGAAGGGCACGAGACAGGCTGGTTCAGCCATGAGCAGGCCCTTGAACTGCCTTTTCTGGAAGCGGACATAGCCGTTGTGCGCGAATTGCGGAATGCGCCGTACTTCGGACACACGGCACAGGAGCAGTCATGA